A window of Candidatus Tanganyikabacteria bacterium genomic DNA:
CCGTCAGGCTCCTGATGTTCGTGGGCACGGCGTGGTACGCAAAGTACCCCTTGACCACGCTTCGGAGCCATTTTCCTTGCTCTGGGATGGGCTGATGCCGGCAACGCTGAAGCTCGGTTTTCACTTCCTTCAGCTTGACCCGCATCCGCGACCGTATCGTATGCCTGAGCAACAGAAACCCGCCTGACCTCGCCTTGCCGCAGATGTGCGTAAAACCGAGGAAGTTAAAGGTTTCCGGCGCCCCTTCGCCTCGTGCCCCACGCCGCCGGGAAGCATACTTCCCGAACTCGATGAGGCGCGTCTTGTCAGGGTGCAATTCGAGCGAGAACTTCCGCAATCTCTCGCGGAGGGCCTCCAGGAACCGCTCGGCGTCCGTGCGGTGCTCGAATCCAACGACGAAGTCGTCGGCCCAGCGAACGATGATGACATCGCCGCCGGCATTCCGCTTTCGCCATTGTTGGACCCAGAGGTCGAGGGCGTAATGCAGATAGACATTTGCAAGCAGCGGCGAGATCGTCGCCCCCTGCGGAGTGCCTTCTTCACATTCCACCCACGCTCCGTCTTCCATCACTCCTGCCCTCAGCCACTTCTGGATGAGGCGCAGGATTTTCCTGTCCGCT
This region includes:
- a CDS encoding RNA-directed DNA polymerase, with product MVKFVEHRIADRKILRLIQKWLRAGVMEDGAWVECEEGTPQGATISPLLANVYLHYALDLWVQQWRKRNAGGDVIIVRWADDFVVGFEHRTDAERFLEALRERLRKFSLELHPDKTRLIEFGKYASRRRGARGEGAPETFNFLGFTHICGKARSGGFLLLRHTIRSRMRVKLKEVKTELQRCRHQPIPEQGKWLRSVVKGYFAYHAVPTNIRSLTAFRTQIGRHWLKALNRRSQRDKTNWARINALTKRWLPPARISHPWPEERFDVKTRGRSPVR